A segment of the Patescibacteria group bacterium genome:
TGAAGACGGGGTTATGAAGCCATCTCGTGATGTGCAGCCATTCCTAGCTATTACAGCTTCATTAGGCCGTGATCCATTTACTACACGAGTATCATGTCCTTTTAGTACAGGATACGGAGGAGCCATGGGACCATCGCAATTTATTCCATCTACATGGATGATGTTTAAGGCTCGAATTGGTCAGGCTGTAGGTGTGCCAAATCCTGATCCTTGGGAACCTAAGCATGCATTTATGGCTTCAGCTATCTATCTTGCAGATCTTGGTGCAGATACCGGGGTTGCTTCATCAGAACGAAATGCTGCATGTAGATACTACTCAGGACGGGCATGTGATAGTAAGGCTCCAGCAAACGCTTTCTACGGAAATCAGGTAATGTCTAAAGCTACTGACATTCAGGTAAACATGATTGATGCATTGAATGGTAATTAATCTTGCGCGTTTTTAGATACTCTGATATAGTACTAGCCACTATGAAGACGGAAATCCACCCAAAATACAATATAAAAGCAGACATTAGTTGTGCCTCATGTGGTAATGTTTTTACTATGGGTTCAACAAAAGATAAGATTATTGTTGAAATCTGCAGTAATTGCCATCCTTTCTATACTGGAACTGAAAAGACCTTGGATGCAGCTGGAATGGTTGATAAATTCCGAACACGAATGGCCAAGAAGAATCCTGCAAAGAAGAAAGCAGAATAACTATAGAAACCCAACAAAATCTGCATTACCCGAATTATTCAAATGGGTGATGCAGATTTTGTGTATAATAATCATATGAGTCTTACACCTGAAGAATTAGAGGCATTTAAGCAAAGCCATAAAACAAGCTATTTAGCTGATATGTATACAAAGCTTGTACGTGACGAAGCTGATGTTTTGGCTATGGCTGGGACTGATCCTGCAATGGCAGAATTGGCTCAGGGTGAGCTTGAAGATCTTAAGACACAGAAAGATGGGGTGATTGCTCAACTTAGAGCTATAGAAGAGTCTGAGAAGGAAGAAGAGGAATTCCCAAATGAACTTATTCTTGAAGTTCGTGCCGGAGCAGGAGGAGATGAAGCCGCACTCTTTGCTGCAGAATTGGCAGCTATGTATGAGCGATATGCTGAGAATAAAGGATGGACATGGAAGAAAGTAGACGAATCCCAGAGTGATTTGGGAGGGTACAAAGAAGCATCTTTTGAAATACACGGTAAAGATGTGTATCGAAAACTGAGATATGAAACAGGAGTACATAGAGTTCAAAGAATTCCTCATACTGAAAAATCAGGACGAGTTCATACTTCTACAGCATCGGTTGCTATTATGCCACTTCGAAAGAAATCAAAGTTTGTTATTAATCCCACTGATATTGAAATTGAAACTTCACGAGCCGGAGGTAAAGGAGGACAAAACGTGAACAAAGTGGAAACAGCTGTACGATTGATTCACAAGCCAACAGGTGAATGGGTTCGATCAACGGCAGAACGAAGTCAGAGTGCAAACAAAGAAAAAGCTATGGCAATCTTGAGTGCAAAACTTGAAGCACTTCAGGATGCGGCAGAAGCAAAGAAGTTTTCAAAAGAACGAAAGGATCAAATTGGAACTGCTGATCGATCTGAAAAGATTCGAACATACAATGTGTTGCAGGATCGTTTGACTGATCATCGACTTAAAAAATCATGGCACAATTTGGAGAAGGTAATGCTTGGGGAAATCGATGATGTCATCGATGCAATGAGTAATCCTATCGATCCAAATGCGACAGACGAGGATGAAGATTAATAAATTATGGCTTGTTCTTAGGGCCCTTGCCTAAGGCTACAGGCTGTGCTAATATGGCTATCACTATGGCAGAAGAGAAAAATATGGTTATGAACGAAGTAATTGAGCGAATGTTTAAGGCAGGCGCGCATTTTGGTCTTACAAAATCACGCCGACACCCATCAACAAAGCCCCTTATTTTCGGTGCAAAGAATAAGGTTGAAATTTTCGACCTTGAAAAGACAAAGGATTACCTTGCGAAAGCACAGGAGTTTGTTCGATCAATTTCTAAGAACAACGGAATGATTCTTTTCGTTGGAGGAAAGAAAGAAGCGCAGACAGCAGTAGAAAAGGCTGCAAATGACATTTCTATGCCATTTGTTGCTGGACGATGGATTGGAGGAACATTTACAAACTTTCCACAGATTCGAAAGCGAGTAGAGCGACTTGAAATGCTTACTATGCAGCGAGAGAAAGGAGAACTTTCAAAGTATACAAAGAAAGAACGTCTTTTGATCGATCGTGAAATTGATAATCTAAACCGATTTTTCTCAGGCATTATTCCTATGAAGGAAATGCCAAAAGCACTCTTCATTATTGATTCAAAGCGAGAACACATTGCTGTTACTGAAGCACAGAAAGCAGGAATCCCAGTAATCGCACTTTGCGGTACTGATTGCAACATTAAGGATGTAGAATATCCAGTACCAGGAAATGACTCTTCAATCTCAAGTATTACTTTCTTCTTGAGTGAAATCACAAAAGCATATAAAGAAGGCCGAAAGGCATAATTATCTAGAGTAATGGTAACAGCTGCACAAATTAAAGAGCTTCGAGACAAAACAGGTGTATCGATGATGCAATGTAAAAAGGCACTTGAAGAAGCAGAAGGTGATATGGATAAAGCTCTTGCTGTATTGCAAGAGAAGAGTAAGGGAATGGCAGCAAAGCGTGCTGACCGAGAATTTGGTTCAGGAGTCATTCAGTCATATGTGCACTCATCTGGTGCTATTGGTGCACTTGTAGAACTTGTTTGCGAAACAGATTTTGTTTCTAAGAATGAGGAATTCAAGACAGCAGCTCGAGATATTGCAATGCATGTGACTGCTTCAAACGCAGTATATTTAAAAGCTTCTGACATTCCGGAAGAACTTAAAGATTCTGCTGAAGCAAAAGAACAAGTTCTTCTTGATCAGCCATTTATCAAGAACCCAGAGATTACTGTTAATGGATTGATTGATTCAGCAATGCAGAAGTTTGGTGAGAAGATTGAAGTAGCACGTTTCGTACGTTTCTCTGTCCTTGAAAAATAGGAACGAGAAATAGCACATTATGTCATTTTGGTTAATTCTTTTTATAACTTCTGGTAGCGCAATTGTACTGTTCATAGCGCTCAAATTAGTTCAGCTACAATTTGGCTTGTTGTTTTTCTGGCCAGGCATTCGGCAAGAACTTGAAGTAATATTAAATCAACGCAAGGTGAAAGCTGCACGATGGTTGGATATCTTCAGTGCACAGCAGATGTACATTATTTTGCACAGTATCGTAGTAGGATTGAAGGGAATTGTAGTGGCAGTACATGTATGGCTTGATCGCAAGTCGCATCGCCTTACAAGCCTCATACGAGGCCGTCATAAGGTAGAAACTAATACAAAAGCTTCACATTTCCTTCATGACATCAAATCGTTTCGAGACCGATTTCGCAAGCAATAAAAGTATGATAGTATAGTCGTTAAGCCGACTTAGCTCAGTTGGTAGAGCAACTGTTTTGTAAACAGTAGGTCCCCAGTTCGATCCTGGGAGTCGGCTCCAACAAATTCGAATCATGATATTTTCGCACTATAAGCGATTTCTTAGATTCAAACCTTTAGTAGGTATAGCTCTTTTTATTGTTCTAATTATTGGAGTGTCATTTTTGATTTCCAATCCTTTTTCTGATGAAGATAAAACAGTAGCAATTATTCTCTCTCCTCACGCTGGTGATGCATATGTGGGCCTTGGAGGATTGATTGATCAGAAGGGTAGTAATGTAATAGTCGTAGATGTTTTTAACGGTACTGATACCGGGACTACAACTCCAGTAATAGATAGTACCAACACTTCAGTACAGCTAGTAAAGCTGCAATACTCAGAACGAGATGGAACTCCTGAAGAAATAAGTATAAGTCTATCTCAAGATATTCAAGCTTTGATTAGTGGTAATAAAGATAAAATAGTATCTGTGTATGCGCCGTCATATTTTACTGATGACATTACGCCTAAAGAGCATGCAATTGTATCAGAAGCTTTCAGAAATGTTGCAAGTAATTATCCAGATATGAATGTACAGTTTTATGTATATGAAGATTTTCCTTATATAAATCAGTTTAATTTATCTTCAGTAGTATCAGTCCAGCGACATATTGAAAACACATTCGATATTAGATTTACTAAAGTTGAAATCCCACTTACGAAAGTACCTGAGGGATCAGAATCTATTCGAGCATACAAACAAACTCGATGCGGAGAAAATCCGAATCGAGCGTGTGAAATAGTGTATAAGTTAGAACGCTAAATCTAAACAAGTATTACTTTCGAACTTTATAGATTCGGAGCTTGCAGTATGGAGAATCTCCGTTAAATACATTTTCTTCTTGCTTGTCGATCAGTTCAAGTACTGCTTGTTTCGTAACTTGGCATTCTTCACCCTCGTTTTTACAAATAGTCTCACACTCATTAAAGGCAATATAGTCGTATCCTCCACGTCTCAGCATATAGGTCTGAATAGCATGTTCCCAGGTATCCATTACTTCGGGCACAATAGCATCACTTAATGCAACAAACTGAGGTGAAGATGTAAGAAGGGTAAGACGTCCTTTATCTTTAAAATATGAGAAATACGTAACTTGAGCAGGAGTTAATACATACTTTTGTGCAAGATTGGTATATGCATAGTATGAAATGCTGCTAAGCCCAATCATAAGAATGAAAGCAATAGCAATATATGCTTTTTTATAGTTTATACGAGCTGTGAGCAAGGCAATGCCGTATCCTGCAAGAATAGTGATGTACGGGAGAAATGAAATACCATAGCGAAGTTCTTGATGAATTGCATGGCTAAAATATCCTCCAAGAACTGCTACTGCAAGAAGTGAAACAATTACGAGATCTCGAGCTTTCTCTTGTTCGTGTTTAAATTTCTTAAAGAAAATAAGAAGGGCTGCAAATCCAAAAATAATAAATGGATTTTGCATAAATAAACCTTTAGCATAATACAGATAATGCTGGGTAGTATAATGCATTGAGTTTGCTACTACTGTATTTGCTGTAATTATTGGATGTAAGGCATTGCCATAGAGATGAATGTTTGCAATAAAATATGGAATTGTAAGCACTAAAAATCCAACACCTAATCGCATGCACGCAACAGTGAAATCTCGAAAACTCATGCGCTTTGAAACAAGCTGGATGAGAAGTGCAAGACCGAATACTACGCCGATAAGTACTTGCGGGAACCTCATAAGGAACGCGAGTGCAACAACAAGCCCCGCACTAAAATCTTTTCCCTTGAGAAATAGGTAGGCTGCTAGTACGGTGAGACATGCTGAAGGAATATCAGTGAGCGGTGCATTGCTAAAGGCAAGAATAACAGGAGAAAATCCAATAAGAATAGCTGCATAAAGTCCGGCATTTTTTCGTGCACGTTCTCCTATTAAGTAACAAAGATAGATAAGTCCAAGGCTTGCAACAATAGCAATAATTTTTCCTACAACCACAGGATCTAATCCTATTTTCCATGCACCTCCTAAGATTATAGGGAATAGTACAGGTCTAAATGACTCGAAAATTCCAATAGCACCTTTGGTATACATAAACTTTCCGATACCGATGTACATGGCTGTATCCCAAAACAGAATAGTATTTTGAAGGGTATACCATACACGAGCAATGAGAGAAACAAAAAGAACGAATATAATCATAGATATATCAAAAGCTGTTAATTACTGATTTTTCTTACTAGTCGATGTAGCCGTGCTTGATGTTGCTGTCATTGTTGTAGATGTAGCTTGCTCTAGAAAAGGCTGAATAACACTTTCCATACTTGCAAGACTATCAAAGGCTGCATAGTTTTTACCATTGATATCTATTATGGGTAATGCATTTGGAACATTGTGTTGAGAAATAAGTGTCTTTACCGCAGGAAGATCAATATCATAATCAAATGTATAAATTTCTATCTGAGGATATTCATTTTGAATTGCACGCAAGATATATTCTTGAGTTTGGCATGTAGCACAGTTCTTATTTGAGTAGAAATACAAAATAAATACTTTGCCATAATCGCACTCATCATTCATTCTTTTTGTGAGAAGGTAATCTCTAATCTGAAGAAGTGAATAATATCTCTTTAATCGGAATACTTCCGGATCATTTTCACCAAGCTGACCTTCGAGAAAATCTAGCTTTGATGAAAGACTACTAAGCTCGGTACGAAGTGTTGAACGGTCAAATTCTTTGCATGATGATTCTTCTATAATATCGAACTGTGTCTCAAACGAGAGAATATCAATAGAAATTTTGTCTTCAATAGCTTTAAGCTCATTAGTTTTGCGCTTGTTGATATACTCTGAAATAACGAAAGCAACTCCAAAAACAGTTATGGTCAGAAAAAGTGCAATAATATAAATCTTGAAATTTATTTTTTTCATTATCTCCAATGAGTTTTACGGCCAAAGACTGCGTTGAATACTGAACGGATAACCCAGAAAGGTGAGATGAGTGGGAATACTACGAAGTAGAGTGCTACACGGCCTGGACGTAGGGGCTCGCTTGTAAGCTTTTGGGCATTGTAGACCAACGTAAACATAAGCATAAATACAAAAAGTGTAAGAAATATATTTAATTTTGCACTTACATAAAAGAGACTAAATTCAAATTGGGGCATTAAGAATCCAACAGCCTTCCAAAGTAGGAACTTTTGTACCAAGAAATTGACAATTCTGTACATTAATAGAAACACGGTAAAGATAACCCCTCCAATAAGTACAACTGCAGTAGGAATAGTAAGTAATCCAACATTACCGTATTCTTTATTTAAGAATAGGAACTTGTAGTCCCAGGCATTCTTTAAGAAGCCGTAGGTCCATCGTAGACGCTGTTTGTAGAGCTTATAGACCGTTGTAGGACCTGTAGTATAGACCCATGCTGTATGCATGTTATCAATCTTCATATGATTCGCCTGTAATCGAAAGGCGATTTCCATATCTTCAGTATTGTGAGCTTTCTTAAACTTTCCAATTTTATCAAATGCAGCTTTTCTAAATATAGTAAACGGGCCGGGTGTTACGTGAATACCACCGAGAATACCCATAACTTTCTTTACAAGAATACCGAAGACATATTCAACACTCTGCACACTTTGAATAAGTGTCTTTGGATTGTAAATCTTCATAGCTGGAGTAACCGCCATTGTTTCAGGATCATCAAATTTACAGATCATTTTCTTTAAGGTGTCTGCATCAACTTCTGAGTCTGCATCAAGACAGCCAAAAAATTCACTTGTACTTCGATCAATAGCATAGTTTACGGCAGTATGCTTTCCTCCGTTTTCTTTGTGATAAAGCTCTATCTGAGGATGACCTGCATATTGCTGCACAATTTCCCAACTACTATCTGTACTTCCATCATCAACTACAAAAATCTTGAGTTTATCTTGAGGATAATTCATTGCAAGGAGAGACTGCACTGTTTTTGAGACTGTCTTTTCTTCGTTCCAAATAGGTACGACAATAGTTACGGAAGGGTATACTTCTCGTTCATATGATGCTTTTTCGTCGGCTTTAATTTCCTTTCGGTGAGTGAGGTAGGTAAAAAGAATGAATACCTCAAAATAGATACCGACAAAGAGAAAAAAGTAGATGATAACTGTCTGAAAAATGCCCATATAAGTAAGTATGTATTATATCATACACATGACCTTTTTACAAGTGGAAAGCTTTCGTATATAATGGCTTTATGAAAGGACATATTCATCCATTAACCATTGCAATGCAAGAGATTCAGACCATATTTGCCGATATGGGATTTGAAGTTGCCCTTGGTCCTGAACGAGAAACAGATTTTTACAACTTTGAAGCACTCAATTTCCCTCCAGATCATCCGGCTCGAGATATGCAGGATACCTTTTGGCTTAAAGATCCAAACGAAAAGGGTGAAAAAATGCTGTTGCGAACACATACATCTCCAGTACAGATTCGCTATATGGAATCAAACAAGCCTCCATTTCGAATTATAGTTCCGGGTAAGGTATATCGAAACGAAGCGACTGATGCAACGCACGAAGCGCAGTTTTTCCAAGTAGAAGGATTAGCAATTGATAAGAATATTTCTCTTGCAGAACTAAAAGGAACTCTTGAAACATTTTATAAAAGATATTTTGGTAATGATGTAGAACTTCGATTTCGACCAAGCTTTTTTCCATTTACTGAACCTTCAGTAGAAGTGGATATTCGCTATAAAGATAAGTGGCTTGAAGTAATGGGAGGAGGACTTGTGCATCCCAATGTTGTGAAAGCCGCAGGATTAAATCCAGAAGAATGGCAAGGCTTTGCATTCGGAGGTGGAATCGATCGACTTATCATTCTTAAGTATGGAGTAAATGATATTCGAGATTTTTATTCTGGTGATCTCAGATTCGTAAATCAGTTTTAATATATGAAAATTTCTTATAATTGGCTTCAAACATATTTCAAAGATCCGCTACCTAGCCCAACAGAATTGGGTGATCTTCTCACATTCCATGTGTTTGAAATAGAAAGTATCGATGAAGTAGGGAATGACACTATACTTGATGTGAAAGTACTTCCAGACCGAGCTCACTATGCGCTTTCACACAAAGGTGTAGCATATGAAATTGCTGCTATTACAAACACTCCTGTCCATGAAAAGCCACTCGCTATAAAAAGAGAAAGTATAAAAGACTCACAAGAACTTATTGTAAATATTTATGATGAGCGATGTATTCGAGATTCAAAAGTAGTACTTAAAAATATTACCGTAGAAACTTCACCTGAGTGGCTCAAAGAACGGCTCACAGCTATTGGCCAGCGATCTATTAGCAATATTGTTGATGCAACAAACTATGTAATGTTTGATCGAGGTCAGCCACTGCATGCATTTGATTTTGATAAGCTTACAAAGAAAGATGGGAAAGCAGCGATTGGACTTAAGAAGGCAAACGCAGGTGACAAAATAACCACATTAGGTGGCAAAGAATATACGCTTGATGCAGATACTCTTGTATTTACTGATGAATATAATAACGATGCACTTTTAGATATCGCTGGTATTAAAGGAGGAACATTGGCTGAAGTAGATGCGAATACAAAAAATATTGTAGTGCTGTCTGCAAATTTTGATGCATCATATATACGCAAAACTTCTACAAAATATGGTATTAGAACTGATGCTTCAAAGCGATCAGAAAATAATATTTCTCCAGAATTAACTATGGATGGGTTGCTTCAGGTCGTTCAGCTTATTACGGATATTTCAAAAACAGCGCCAACAATAGAGGGGATTGTGGATTATTATCCTAAAGTTATTACTCAGCCTAAAGTAGTGATTTCTACTGACTATATTGTGAAGATGCTGGGAGTTAATATCTCTGAACCAGAAATTACAACTATCTTGCAGAGATTGCAGATTTCTTATCTTCACAAAGAAGGTGTGTTTGAAATTATGCCGCCACTGTGGCGACGAGATCTTGTAATTGCACAAGATGTTGTGGAAGAAGTTGGACGAATTTACGGATATAAAAAGCTGCCATCAACCCAGCTTCCTGAAACTAGTTTTAAGCCAGCGGTAAATAAACTCTTTTATTACTCAAATAAGATTAGAACTATATTAACTGAAGCAGGATTCTCTGAAGTTTATACCTATGCATTGCAAAATAAAGGGGAAGTGGAGATTCTTAATCCATTAGCATCAGATAAAAATTACTTAAGAAAAGATTTAGTGACTGGTATTTCTCAGTCACTAGAATTAAACGTGAGAAACGCAGATCTTCTTGGGCTTGATCAAATTAAGATATTTGAAATTGGTAAGGCATTTGCTAAAGATGCTGAATCTACCAAGTTTGCATTGGGAGTAAAAAATGCAAAGAAGATGAAAGTAAAAGAAGGACAGGCTATTAAAGATATTCTTCAGAAAATCGGAGAGGCATTAGGCACTACACTTGATCTAAAGATTGCAGATACTGATACAGTATTTGAGCTCGATTTCGATGCTCTTATAGAACAACTTCCGCAACCTACTGCATACGAACCATATATTCGAAGTGAAGAAGTAACTACTTATAAGAAATTCTCAGCATATCCATTTGCAGTGCGAGATATTGCGGTATTTACTCCAGAGGGAACATCTAAAGAAACAGTGCGATCTGTTATTGAAAAATATGCAGGGGATATAGTACTTACAGAAAAAATAAGACTCTTTGATGAATTTACAAAAACATTAGAAGATGGTTCTAAGAAAATTTCATTTGGATTTCGAATGGTGTTTCAATCATATGAGCGAACACTTACTGAAGAAGAAATAAATGCGGTTATGAAATCTATAACTGATGATATGAATATGCGGGAAGGTTGGCAGGTGAGATAAAAATCTAAAAATAAAATAAACGTTTAGCCCGGCTGCGTGTGGTACGCAGCCGGGCTTTCGATTGGCGTCAGTGATGTCGACGCCGATGTTTCTTCTTGGGCCTGATCTTCCCCCTGTTTTTCCAGTGCTTGTTGCACAGGATGTTTGTGGTGCACGTGCAACGTTTACTTCGCGTGATACGCTCGAACGGTTGGTACAAAGGGAGAGCAGCGTGCTCCCACCTCATCGGGGAAAGGTTTCGGCATGCGAAGACCTTTTTGACCCGATTGGACCTACCGACCGGTAAGAAATTCTGTGCCAATCATTGTCTCCGAGAGAAGTCCTGGCTATTCCAATAGCCGTTCCTTCTGCATTCTTCCATACTATAAAAAAATAATCAACAAAATATGTAAATGAAATCCAGAGGTGAGGAAGCCCGACTCGCGTGGTGCGGTCGGGCTTCTGGGAAACGAAGAACGTGAACGGTCGCGTAAGTCTACGCGAGCGTGAGCATGCCGATCTTCGGCACTCGAATGCGCGGCCGCATCTCGTTGTTCGCGTGGTGCGTTGGCGAGTAGTAGGCGCAGACGGGCGTCGGGACCGTGGGGCAGATCTCACTGTCGACGATCCGGCGGTCGATCTCGTCGATTGGGATGTCGACCGTCAGGCGGTGGTCGGCGATCGCCCGGTCGAGCCGCTTTTGCTCGTCGGGGTAACCGAACTGGGACATTGCCGTCGGGATCTTCGGGTGACGGGGAGCGTGACGAATCATGAGAACCTCGAGATGAAACAGAAACCGTTCCTGGATACCAATCCATTGGCACCAGCTTCATGTATTATAGCATTTTGAGCATAAAAGTCAAGTTGGAAAAGGTGGATATGGCGGCCCAGGCTAGCCGTATAAAATAGGTATGCTATGATGTACCCCGTATGATTACTATTGGTCTTACGGGCACTATTG
Coding sequences within it:
- the rpmE gene encoding 50S ribosomal protein L31, which produces MKTEIHPKYNIKADISCASCGNVFTMGSTKDKIIVEICSNCHPFYTGTEKTLDAAGMVDKFRTRMAKKNPAKKKAE
- a CDS encoding PCRF domain-containing protein, whose product is MSLTPEELEAFKQSHKTSYLADMYTKLVRDEADVLAMAGTDPAMAELAQGELEDLKTQKDGVIAQLRAIEESEKEEEEFPNELILEVRAGAGGDEAALFAAELAAMYERYAENKGWTWKKVDESQSDLGGYKEASFEIHGKDVYRKLRYETGVHRVQRIPHTEKSGRVHTSTASVAIMPLRKKSKFVINPTDIEIETSRAGGKGGQNVNKVETAVRLIHKPTGEWVRSTAERSQSANKEKAMAILSAKLEALQDAAEAKKFSKERKDQIGTADRSEKIRTYNVLQDRLTDHRLKKSWHNLEKVMLGEIDDVIDAMSNPIDPNATDEDED
- the rpsB gene encoding 30S ribosomal protein S2 — protein: MAITMAEEKNMVMNEVIERMFKAGAHFGLTKSRRHPSTKPLIFGAKNKVEIFDLEKTKDYLAKAQEFVRSISKNNGMILFVGGKKEAQTAVEKAANDISMPFVAGRWIGGTFTNFPQIRKRVERLEMLTMQREKGELSKYTKKERLLIDREIDNLNRFFSGIIPMKEMPKALFIIDSKREHIAVTEAQKAGIPVIALCGTDCNIKDVEYPVPGNDSSISSITFFLSEITKAYKEGRKA
- the tsf gene encoding elongation factor Ts (EF-Ts; functions during elongation stage of protein translation; forms a dimer; associates with EF-Tu-GDP complex and promotes exchange of GDP to GTP resulting in regeneration of the active form of EF-Tu), yielding MVTAAQIKELRDKTGVSMMQCKKALEEAEGDMDKALAVLQEKSKGMAAKRADREFGSGVIQSYVHSSGAIGALVELVCETDFVSKNEEFKTAARDIAMHVTASNAVYLKASDIPEELKDSAEAKEQVLLDQPFIKNPEITVNGLIDSAMQKFGEKIEVARFVRFSVLEK
- a CDS encoding glycosyltransferase family 39 protein; this encodes MIIFVLFVSLIARVWYTLQNTILFWDTAMYIGIGKFMYTKGAIGIFESFRPVLFPIILGGAWKIGLDPVVVGKIIAIVASLGLIYLCYLIGERARKNAGLYAAILIGFSPVILAFSNAPLTDIPSACLTVLAAYLFLKGKDFSAGLVVALAFLMRFPQVLIGVVFGLALLIQLVSKRMSFRDFTVACMRLGVGFLVLTIPYFIANIHLYGNALHPIITANTVVANSMHYTTQHYLYYAKGLFMQNPFIIFGFAALLIFFKKFKHEQEKARDLVIVSLLAVAVLGGYFSHAIHQELRYGISFLPYITILAGYGIALLTARINYKKAYIAIAFILMIGLSSISYYAYTNLAQKYVLTPAQVTYFSYFKDKGRLTLLTSSPQFVALSDAIVPEVMDTWEHAIQTYMLRRGGYDYIAFNECETICKNEGEECQVTKQAVLELIDKQEENVFNGDSPYCKLRIYKVRK
- a CDS encoding glycosyltransferase family 2 protein, whose protein sequence is MGIFQTVIIYFFLFVGIYFEVFILFTYLTHRKEIKADEKASYEREVYPSVTIVVPIWNEEKTVSKTVQSLLAMNYPQDKLKIFVVDDGSTDSSWEIVQQYAGHPQIELYHKENGGKHTAVNYAIDRSTSEFFGCLDADSEVDADTLKKMICKFDDPETMAVTPAMKIYNPKTLIQSVQSVEYVFGILVKKVMGILGGIHVTPGPFTIFRKAAFDKIGKFKKAHNTEDMEIAFRLQANHMKIDNMHTAWVYTTGPTTVYKLYKQRLRWTYGFLKNAWDYKFLFLNKEYGNVGLLTIPTAVVLIGGVIFTVFLLMYRIVNFLVQKFLLWKAVGFLMPQFEFSLFYVSAKLNIFLTLFVFMLMFTLVYNAQKLTSEPLRPGRVALYFVVFPLISPFWVIRSVFNAVFGRKTHWR
- the pheS gene encoding phenylalanine--tRNA ligase subunit alpha gives rise to the protein MKGHIHPLTIAMQEIQTIFADMGFEVALGPERETDFYNFEALNFPPDHPARDMQDTFWLKDPNEKGEKMLLRTHTSPVQIRYMESNKPPFRIIVPGKVYRNEATDATHEAQFFQVEGLAIDKNISLAELKGTLETFYKRYFGNDVELRFRPSFFPFTEPSVEVDIRYKDKWLEVMGGGLVHPNVVKAAGLNPEEWQGFAFGGGIDRLIILKYGVNDIRDFYSGDLRFVNQF
- a CDS encoding phenylalanine--tRNA ligase subunit beta, giving the protein MKISYNWLQTYFKDPLPSPTELGDLLTFHVFEIESIDEVGNDTILDVKVLPDRAHYALSHKGVAYEIAAITNTPVHEKPLAIKRESIKDSQELIVNIYDERCIRDSKVVLKNITVETSPEWLKERLTAIGQRSISNIVDATNYVMFDRGQPLHAFDFDKLTKKDGKAAIGLKKANAGDKITTLGGKEYTLDADTLVFTDEYNNDALLDIAGIKGGTLAEVDANTKNIVVLSANFDASYIRKTSTKYGIRTDASKRSENNISPELTMDGLLQVVQLITDISKTAPTIEGIVDYYPKVITQPKVVISTDYIVKMLGVNISEPEITTILQRLQISYLHKEGVFEIMPPLWRRDLVIAQDVVEEVGRIYGYKKLPSTQLPETSFKPAVNKLFYYSNKIRTILTEAGFSEVYTYALQNKGEVEILNPLASDKNYLRKDLVTGISQSLELNVRNADLLGLDQIKIFEIGKAFAKDAESTKFALGVKNAKKMKVKEGQAIKDILQKIGEALGTTLDLKIADTDTVFELDFDALIEQLPQPTAYEPYIRSEEVTTYKKFSAYPFAVRDIAVFTPEGTSKETVRSVIEKYAGDIVLTEKIRLFDEFTKTLEDGSKKISFGFRMVFQSYERTLTEEEINAVMKSITDDMNMREGWQVR